From the genome of Thermaerobacter marianensis DSM 12885:
GCGTGCTCCGCCATGCCGGCAAGGACGGGGAGGTCCCGCCGGGCAGGTGGAAATTTGCCGGGATTGTGGCAAAGTGAATGGGGACGCAACGAACAGGACGCGACCCTGCGCAAGCCACAGGACAGCGTAAAGGAGTGAAGGCCGTGTCCCAAGCTGGGTGGCAGGTCGACCCCGAATCCGGGTGGCTGGTGGAAAGCCAAACCATCGGCTTTCAAGTCCGGTGGCGCCTGCTGCGGCTGCTCCACCACGAGCGGTCCCCCTACCAGGACATCGTGGTCGCCGAACTCGACCGCTTTGGGCGCGCCCTCTTCCTGGACCGCATCCTGCAGGTCGCGGAGATGGACGAGTTCATCTACCACGAGATGCTGGTCCACGTGCCTCTGGCCGCTCTGCCTGCGGCCCGCCGCGTGCTGATCATCGGCGGCGGCGACGGCGGCACCCTGCGGGAGGTCACCCGCTGGCCCGACGTGGAAGAGATCCACCTGGTGGAGCTGGACGAGGCCGTGGTGCGGGTCTGCCGCCAGTGGCTCCCCCAGGTCGGCGACGGCGCCTGGGACGATCCCCGGCTGAAGATCCACTACGCCGACGGGTACGCGTTCCTGCAGGAGGCGCCCGCCGGCACCTACGACGCCATCCTGGTGGACTGCAGCGACCCCGGCACGCCCGCCGACACGCTGTACAGCGAGACCTTCTACCGGCTGGCCGACCGGGCGCTGGCGCCGGGCGGCTTCCTGGTGCAGCAGGCCCTGTCCCCCTTCATCCACCGCGACGTGCTGGCCGCCATCCTCCGGCGCCTGGCCGGCGTCTTCTCCCAGAGCGGCGTGTACTTCTGCCCGTCCATCGCCTATCTGATCGGGCTCCAGGCCTTCGTGTGGGGTTCCAAGGGGACGAACCCGGCCGCCGGGCCGGCGCGCCCGGCCCCTGGCGGCACCCGCTGGTACACTCCCGAGGTGCACCGGGCGGCCTTCATCGTGCCGCCGGCCCTGGAGAACCTGCAGTCAGCCACCTCCGGATGACGGGATCCGCGGCGTGCGCGGCCGGCGTGCGGCCGCGCACGTCCCGGGACTGCGGATCGGCACCGCGGTCCAGCAGCCACCGCACGGCGGCACGCTGGCCGGCCAGGGCCGCCACGTGGAGCAGCGTGCCCTTCCAGTCGTTGCGCGCGTGGAGCAGCCCGGGATCCGTCTGGAGCCACGCCTCGAGCCGCTGGAGGTCGCCGAGGCCGGCGGCGGCGAAGGGGCCGACCTGGGCGCCGCGTTCGACCAGCAGGCGGGCCACGTCGGGGTGGCCGAAGACGATGGCCCAGTCGAGGGGGGTCTGGCCGCCTTTCGCCTTCACGTCCGGCCGGGCGCCCCACTCGATCAGCAGGGACGCCACCGGGCCGTGACCGAACCGGGCCGCATAGTGCAGGGGGACCAGCCCCCACCGGTTCGTGGCATTGGGATCGGCGCCGAGCTCCAGCAGCCGGCCGGCCACGTCGGCCCAGCCGTACCGCGCCGCGTGGTGCAGCGGGGTGATGCCGTTGGGCGCCTCGGCCCGCGCCAGCTCCGGGTGACCGTCCAGCAGCGCCAGCACCTGGCGGCGGCGGCCGTCGCGGCCCGCCCGCAGGATGGCCCGGACCCGTTCTTCTGGCAGCTCCGGACCGCCCGCCGTGCCCGTGGCCCCGTCCCGTCCGTGCTCGGCCTCTCCGGGTCCCATCGCGCCCGGAAGATTCCGGCATGGCTCCTGGCGGCCGTGTCCGGTTGCGGATTCCTGCACGGTCCTCCCTCCCTCGCCCCTCGCCGGTCCGCGGCCGTTCCACCTCTGCCGGCACGCCGGAAGGCCGCTGTGCCGTGCCGGCCAGCCGCCCCGCCTCGGATGAGGCTCGCATCCCAGTTCCATGCTAAAACGGGACGACCCATCGGGAAAGCGGCCGCGGTACCGCGGGAAGGCGGGGGATGCCATGCCACGGCGCGACGGGCTGACGGCGGGCCAGCTGACCGTGCTGGCCCTGGGCAGCGCCATCGGCGGCGCTTTTTTTCTGGGCTCGGCGGTGGCCATCCGCAGCGCGGGGCCTGCCGTCCTGCTGGGGTTTGCCGCGGGCGGCGCCATCGTCTACGTGGTGCTCATGGCCCTGGCCGACCTCACCCTGGAAGACCCGGCCCCCGGCTCCTTCCGCCACTACGCCCAGCGGGCCTTCGGCCCCCTGGCCGGCTTCGTGGTGGGGTGGGTGTACTGGGCCGGACTCACCCTGGCCATGTCCAGCGAAGCCACGGCGGCGGCCGTGTTCCTCCGCACCTGGTGGCCGGGCGCGGCCGGGCCGGTGCTGGCCACCCTCATCGTGCTGGCCGTGACGGGACTGAACCTGCTGGGTGCACGCCAGCTGGCGGGCCTCGAGGGCCTGTTGGCCGGCGTCAAGCTGCTGGCGGTGGCGGGGTTTGTCCTGGTGGCGCTGAGCCTGATCGCGGGGCTCTGGCCCGGCCGGGCGCCGGTGGGCTGGGGTGCCCTCGCCGGGGAGCCGTGGGGAGCGGCGGGGTGGCGGGGGCTGCTGGGCGCGATGCTGATCGTGATGTTCAGCTACGCGGGGACGGAGGTCATCGGCCTGGCGGCGCCGTCGGCCCGGGATCCGCGGGGGACGGTGCTCCGGGCGGCGCGGCGGACGGCCCTGCTCCTGGCCGGCCTCTACGTGCTGGCCGTGGGGAGCCTGCTGCCGCTCATTCCCACGGCCCGGCTGGACGTGACCGCCAGCCCGATGGTGACGGCCCTGGCGGTCCACGGGCTGGGCGCGGCGGCCCGGATGGTCAACGCCGTCCTGGTGACGGCCATCCTCTCGACCATGTTGGCGGTGATGTTCAGCCTGGGACGAGTCGTGCGTTCCCTGGCCGAAGACGGCATGGGCCCGGCCTGGCTGGTGGACCGGGGACCGGTGCCGCGGCGGGGAATTGTCTTCTCCGGCGCGGTGATGCTGGCCGGCGTGGCCCTGGGGTACCTGGTGCCGCGGCAGGTGTACGTGTTCCTGGTGAGCGCCGGCGGGTTCGCGCTGCTGCTGGTGTACGCCAGCATCGTGGCCGCCCACTGGCGGCTGCGGCGGCAGGCGGAGGCGGGCGGCCGGCGCGGCGTTCCCCTGGTGCCGGGATTCCCGT
Proteins encoded in this window:
- the speE gene encoding polyamine aminopropyltransferase, with translation MSQAGWQVDPESGWLVESQTIGFQVRWRLLRLLHHERSPYQDIVVAELDRFGRALFLDRILQVAEMDEFIYHEMLVHVPLAALPAARRVLIIGGGDGGTLREVTRWPDVEEIHLVELDEAVVRVCRQWLPQVGDGAWDDPRLKIHYADGYAFLQEAPAGTYDAILVDCSDPGTPADTLYSETFYRLADRALAPGGFLVQQALSPFIHRDVLAAILRRLAGVFSQSGVYFCPSIAYLIGLQAFVWGSKGTNPAAGPARPAPGGTRWYTPEVHRAAFIVPPALENLQSATSG
- a CDS encoding ankyrin repeat domain-containing protein, with the translated sequence MQESATGHGRQEPCRNLPGAMGPGEAEHGRDGATGTAGGPELPEERVRAILRAGRDGRRRQVLALLDGHPELARAEAPNGITPLHHAARYGWADVAGRLLELGADPNATNRWGLVPLHYAARFGHGPVASLLIEWGARPDVKAKGGQTPLDWAIVFGHPDVARLLVERGAQVGPFAAAGLGDLQRLEAWLQTDPGLLHARNDWKGTLLHVAALAGQRAAVRWLLDRGADPQSRDVRGRTPAAHAADPVIRRWLTAGSPGPAAR
- a CDS encoding amino acid permease, yielding MPRRDGLTAGQLTVLALGSAIGGAFFLGSAVAIRSAGPAVLLGFAAGGAIVYVVLMALADLTLEDPAPGSFRHYAQRAFGPLAGFVVGWVYWAGLTLAMSSEATAAAVFLRTWWPGAAGPVLATLIVLAVTGLNLLGARQLAGLEGLLAGVKLLAVAGFVLVALSLIAGLWPGRAPVGWGALAGEPWGAAGWRGLLGAMLIVMFSYAGTEVIGLAAPSARDPRGTVLRAARRTALLLAGLYVLAVGSLLPLIPTARLDVTASPMVTALAVHGLGAAARMVNAVLVTAILSTMLAVMFSLGRVVRSLAEDGMGPAWLVDRGPVPRRGIVFSGAVMLAGVALGYLVPRQVYVFLVSAGGFALLLVYASIVAAHWRLRRQAEAGGRRGVPLVPGFPWSSALVLAVLLAIMAGMPLVPGQESGLLAGLAMAAVAAGVYGWRARAGLTRQTPAPAGAPGETGTGAPGRETARPPRPVTGRPQPAPAPPVTSGAEVAGRPWAGPPGRAPQRRTVPRPAVAFETAEEMTPVHDTGEGGPEEARKEGRRERPPR